In Pan troglodytes isolate AG18354 chromosome 21, NHGRI_mPanTro3-v2.0_pri, whole genome shotgun sequence, one genomic interval encodes:
- the HELZ2 gene encoding 3'-5' exoribonuclease HELZ2 isoform X2, with protein sequence MAVWEAEQLGGLQRGDLLTPPAPDGDGRTAPLGQPPGAQLYCPACLVTCHSQEAFENHCASSEHAQMVAFDQALPWEHRSPPPGLSKFELCPKPDLCEYGDACTKAHSAQELQEWVRRTQAVELRGQAAWQDGLVPYQERLLAEYQRSSSEVLVLAETLDGVRVTCNQPLMYQAQERKTQYSWTFAVHSEEPLLHVALLKQEPGADFSLVAPGLPPGRLYARGERFRVPSSTADFQVGVCVQAASFGTFEQWVVFDFGRRPVLLQKLGLQLGQGRRPGPCRNLALGHPEEMERWHTGNRQVVPGVERTAEQTALMAKYKGPALALEFNRSGLASGPISPTNYRQRMHQFLYEEEAAQQQLVAKLTLRGQVFLKTALQTPALNMLFAPPGALYAEVPVPSSLMPDTDQGFLLGRAVSTALVAPVPAPDNTVFEVRLERRASSEQALWLLLPARCCLALGLQPEARLVLEVQFQIDPMTFRLWHQAVDTLPEEQLVVPDLPTCALPRPWSVPPLRRGNRKQELAVALIAGWGPGDGRRVPPLLIYGPFGTGKTYTLAMASLEVIRRPETKVLICTHTNSAADIYIREYFHSHVSGGHPEATPLRVMYTDRPLSQTDPVTLQYCCLTDDRQAFRPPTRAELARHRVVVTTTSQARELRVPVGFFSHILIDEAAQMLECEALTPLAYASHGTRLVLAGDHMQVTPRLFSVARARAAEHTLLHRLFLCYQQETHEVARQSRLVFHENYRCTDAIVSFISRHFYVAKGNPIHARGKVPPHPRHYPLMFCHVAGNPDRDMSMASWLNLAEIAQVVEKVQEAYNTWPSCWGGREQRCICVVSHGAQVSALRQELRRRDLGQVSVGSFEILPGRQFRVVVLSTVHTCQSLLSPGALAPEFFTDARVLNTVLTRAQSQLVVVGDAVALCSFGACGKLWESFIRECVERHSVCPEGLSMEQVEQGVAQRRRWPPRGTQAGAAGNWEAAPEPVGDLAEEPAAVVTAMVKAEPGDEALSPASRDITATTAQTEAAAAPAGDAVKEDVVPGACAAGAAAAAGVESTEAEDAEADFWPWDGQLNADDAILRELLDESQKVMVTVGEDGLLDTVARPESLQQARLYENLPPAALRKLLRAEPERYRHCTFVPETFERASAIPLDDASSGPIQVRGRLDCGMAFAGDEVLVQLLLGDKAPEGRLRGRVLGVLKRKRHELAFVCRMDTWDPRIMVPINGSVTKIFVAELKDPSQVPVYSLRKGRLQRVGLERLTAEARHSRLFWVQIVLWRQGFYYPLGIVREVLPEASTWEQGLRILGLEYSLRVPPSDQATITKVLQKYHTELGRVAGRREDCRAFLTFTVDPQGACNLDDALSVRDLGPRCEVAVHITDVASFVPRDGVLDVEARRQGAAFYAPGREPVPMLPASLCQDVLSLLPGRDRLAISLFLTMEKASGQLKSLRFAPSVVQSDRQLSYEEAEEVIRQHPGAGRELPARLDSVDACVVAACYFSRLLRRHRLRSDCFYEQPDEDGTLGFRAAHIMVKEYMIQFNRLVAEFLVGSECTRTVTPLRWQPAPRSQQLKALCEKHGDRVPLSLHLGHHLHGSGGSPPDTRLHLLASLWKQVQFAARTQDYEQMVDLVTTDDMHPFLAPAGRDLRKALERSAFGRCTRGHQQQGGHYSLQVDWYTWATSPIRRYLDVVLQRQILLALGRGGSAYSARDIDGLCQAFSLQHALAQSYQRRARSLHLAVQLKAQPLDKLGFVVDVEAGSRCFRLLFPSNRETLPDPCPVPYGSLQLAEHPHALAGRPGLQLLWRRRVYSAQGSSPPLPLPGTVPDPHTRAVETALWKQLLELVELQRWPEAAALIQEKGEASQRRELVQVQRSRCGHFLEVARELGSGDTLQVQLGASLQHGFLVPSPQLWTVAPGFSLCLEHVERPGDCFSGRVYRAPRDRYRDVDEYACVWEPFCALESATGAVAENDSVTLQHLSVSWEASRTPQGQLQGAFRLETAFLEENCADINFSCCYLCIRLEGLPAPTASPRPGPSSLGPGLNVDPDTYTWVAHGQTEDWDQERRADRQEAPRRVHLFVHYMGMEKVPEEVLRPGTLFTVELLPKQLPDLRKEEAVRGLEEASPLVTSIALGRPVPQPLCRVIPSRFLERQTYDIPGGRHKLNPSQNVAVREALEKPFTVIQGPPGTGKTIVGLHIVFWFHKSNQEQVQPGVPPRGEKRLGGPCILYCGPSNKSVDVLAGLLLRRMELKPLRVYSEQAEASEFPVPRVGSRKLLRKSPREGRPNQSLRSITLHHRIRQAPNPYSSEIKAFDTRLQRGELFSREDLVSYKKVLWEARKFELDQHEVILCTCSCAASASLKILDVRQILVDEAGMATEPETLIPLVQFPQAEKVVLLGDHKQLRPVVKNERLQNLGLDRSLFERYHEDAHMLDTQYRMHEGICAFPSVAFYKSRLKTWQGLRRPPSVLGHAGKESCPVIFGHVQGHERSLLVSTDEGNENSKANLEEVAEVVRITKQLTLGRTVEPQDIAVLTPYNAQASEISKALRREGIAGVAVSSITKSQGSEWRYVLVSTVRTCAKSDLDQRPTKSWLKKFLGFVVDPNQVNVAVTRAQEGLCLIGDHLLLRCCPLWRSLLDFCEAQQTLVPAGQVRVCRRPTMPS encoded by the exons GAGCCCCTGCTACATGTGGCCCTGCTGAAGCAGGAGCCAGGAGCCGACTTCTCTCTGGTGGCTCCCGGCCTCCCACCAGGCCGGCTCTACGCACGGGGTGAGCGCTTCCGTGTGCCCAGCTCCACTGCCGACTTCCAGgtgggagtgtgtgtgcaggCCGCCTCGTTCGGCACCTTTGAGCAATGGGTGGTCTTCGACTTTGGCCGCCGGCCGGTGCTGCTACAAAAGCTGGGGCTGCAGCTGGGCCAGGGGCGTCGCCCAGGACCCTGCAGGAATCTGGCGCTCGGCCACCCTGAGGAGATGGAGCGCTGGCACACTGGCAACCGCCAAGTGGTGCCTGGCGTGGAGCGGACGGCCGAGCAGACGGCCCTGATGGCCAAGTACAagggccctgccctggccctggagTTCAACCGCAGCGGCCTGGCCTCGGGCCCCATCTCGCCAACCAACTATCGGCAGAGGATGCACCAGTTTCTCTATGAGGAGGAGGCGGCTCAGCAGCAGCTGGTGGCCAA GCTGACCCTGCGGGGCCAGGTGTTCCTGAAGACGGCACTGCAGACACCAGCGCTGAACATGCTCTTCGCGCCTCCGGGAGCACTGTACGCAGAGGTCCCCGTCCCCTCCTCCCTGATGCCAGACACAGACCAGGGCTTCCTGCTGGGCCGGGCGGTCAGCACGGCCCTGGTGGCCCCTGTACCCGCACCCGACAATACGGTGTTCGAGGTGCGGCTGGAGAGGCGGGCCAGCTCGGAGCAGGCGCTGTGGCTGCTGCTTCCGGCCCGCTGCTGCTTGGCCCTGGGGCTGCAGCCTGAGGCCCGCCTGGTCCTGGAGGTGCAGTTTCAGATTGACCCGATGACCTTCCGCCTCTGGCACCAGGCAGTGGACACACTGCCTGAGGAGCAGCTGGTGGTGCCCGACTTGCCCACCTGTGCCCTGCCCAGACCTTGGTCTGTCCCACCCTTGCGGCGTGGCAACCGCAAGCAGGAGCTGGCCGTGGCGCTCATCGCGGGCTGGGGCCCTGGGGATGGGAGGCGTGTCCCCCCGCTACTCATCTATGGCCCCTTTGGCACCGGCAAGACCTACACGCTGGCCATGGCCTCCCTGGAGGTCATCCGGAGGCCTGAAACCAAGGTGCTCATCTGCACACACACCAACAG CGCTGCCGACATCTACATCCGGGAGTATTTCCACAGCCACGTCAGCGGCGGCCACCCCGAGGCCACTCCTCTCCGTGTGATGTACACGGACCGGCCGCTGAGCCAGACGGACCCGGTCACGCTGCAGTACTGTTGCCTGACCGACGACCGCCAGGCTTTCCGCCCGCCCACACGGGCAGAGCTGGCGCGGCACCGCGTGGTGgtcaccaccacctcccaggcccGTGAGCTCAGGGTGCCGGTCGGCTTCTTCTCCCACATTCTCATCGACGAGGCGGCCCAGATGCTGGAGTGCGAGGCCCTCACCCCGCTGGCCTACGCCTCGCACGGCACCCGCCTCGTGCTGGCGGGCGACCACATGCAGGTCACACCCCGGCTGTTCAGTGTGGCCAGGGCCCGGGCGGCCGAGCACACGCTGCTGCACCGCCTCTTCCTGTGCTACCAGCAGGAGACGCACGAGGTGGCGCGGCAGAGCCGCCTGGTCTTCCACGAGAACTACCGCTGCACGGACGCCATCGTCAGCTTCATCTCGCGGCACTTCTACGTGGCCAAGGGCAACCCCATCCACGCCAGGGGCAAGGTTCCGCCCCACCCCCGGCACTACCCGCTCATGTTCTGCCACGTGGCAGGCAACCCAGACCGCGACATGTCCATGGCGTCCTGGCTGAATCTGGCTGAGATTGCACAGGTCGTCGAGAAGGTGCAGGAGGCCTACAACACCTGGCCCAGCTGCTGGGGCGGCCGCGAGCAGAGGTGCATCTGTGTCGTTTCCCACGGTGCCCAG GTCAGTGCACTGAGGCAGGAGCTGAGGAGGCGGGACCTAGGCCAGGTGTCTGTCGGCAGTTTTGAGATCCTGCCAG GGCGGCAGTTCCGGGTCGTGGTGCTCAGCACTGTGCACACCTGCCAGAGCCTGCTCAGCCCTGGGGCACTGGCCCCTGAGTTCTTCACCGACGCCCGCGTGCTCAACACCGTCCTGACCCGCGCCCAGTCCCAGCTGGTGGTAGTGGGGGACGCCGTGGCCCTCTGCTCCTTCGGGGCCTGCGGCAAGCTCTGGGAGAGCTTCATCCGTGAGTGCGTGGAGCGGCACAGCGTCTGCCCCGAGGGCCTGTCCATGGAGCAGGTCGAGCAGGGTGTGGCGCAGAGACGGCGCTGGCCCCCCCGAGGCACACAGGCTGGGGCAGCGGGGAACTGGGAGGCTGCCCCAGAGCCAGTAGGGGACCTGGCGGAGGAGCCGGCGGCTGTGGTGACGGCCATGGTGAAGGCAGAGCCGGGAGATGAGGCTCTGAGCCCAGCATCCCGTGACATCACGGCAACCACAGCGCAGACGGAGGCTGCGGCAGCACCAGCAGGAGACGCGGTGAAGGAAGACGTGGTGCCCGGGGCCTGTGCGGCAGGAGCGGCTGCTGCAGCGGGCGTGGAGTCCACGGAGGCTGAGGATGCAGAGGCTGACTTCTGGCCGTGGGACGGGCAGCTCAACGCTGACGACGCCATCCTACGGGAGCTTCTGGACGAGAGCCAGAAGGTGATGGTGACCGTCGGGGAGGACGGGCTGCTGGACACCGTTGCCAGGCCCGAGTCCCTGCAGCAGGCCCGGCTGTACGAGAACCTGCCCCCGGCTGCGCTACGGAAGCTGCTGCGCGCGGAGCCCGAGCGGTACCGCCACTGCACTTTCGTGCCAGAGACCTTCGAGCGGGCGTCAGCCATCCCGCTGGACGATGCCTCCTCGGGCCCCATCCAGGTCAGGGGCCGCCTGGACTGTGGGATGGCCTTTGCCGGGGATGAGGTGCTGGTGCAGCTCCTTTTGGGAGACAAGGCGCCCGAGGGGCGGCTTCGGGGCCGCGTGCTGGGCGTGCTGAAGAGGAAGAGGCACGAGCTGGCGTTTGTGTGCCGCATGGACACGTGGGACCCGCGCATCATGGTCCCCATCAATGGCTCCGTGACCAAGATCTTCGTGGCCGAGCTGAAGGACCCATCGCAGGTCCCCGTCTACAGCCTCCGGAAGGGCCGGCTGCAGCGTGTGGGGCTTGAGAGGCTCACGGCCGAGGCCCGGCACAGCCGGCTCTTCTGGGTCCAAATCGTCCTGTGGCGGCAAGGCTTCTACTACCCGCTGGGCATCGTCCGGGAGGTGCTGCCTGAGGCCAGCACCTGGGAGCAGGGCCTCCGCATCCTCGGCCTGGAGTACAGCTTGAGGGTGCCCCCGTCGGACCAGGCCACCATCACCAAGGTGCTACAGAAATACCACACGGAGCTTGGCCGGGTTGCCGGCCGCCGAGAGGACTGCCGCGCCTTCTTGACCTTCACTGTGGACCCCCAGGGCGCCTGCAACCTCGATGATGCCCTCAGTGTCCGAGACCTGGGTCCCAGGTGCGAGGTGGCTGTGCACATCACTGATGTGGCCAGCTTCGTGCCCAGGGACGGGGTGCTGGACGTGGAGGCGCGAAGGCAGGGCGCTGCGTTCTATGCCCCCGGCAGGGAGCCAGTGCCCATGCTGCCGGCCAGCCTCTGCCAGGAtgtcctcagcctcctgcctggccgGGACCGCCTGGCCATCTCCCTGTTCCTCACCATGGAGAAGGCCAGTGGCCAGCTGAAGAGCCTGCGCTTTGCACCCTCCGTGGTCCAGTCTGACCGCCAGCTGTCCTACGAGGAGGCGGAGGAGGTGATCAGGCAGCACCCGGGTGCCGGCCGTGAGCTGCCGGCCCGCCTGGACTCTGTGGACGCCTGCGTCGTGGCCGCGTGCTACTTCTCTCGGCTGCTGCGCCGGCACCGCCTGCGGTCCGACTGCTTCTATGAGCAGCCGGACGAGGACGGCACCCTGGGCTTCCGCGCGGCCCACATCATGGTGAAGGAGTACATGATTCAGTTTAACAGGCTCGTGGCTGAGTTCCTGGTGGGCAGCGAGTGCACGCGGACGGTCACGCCTCTGCGGTGGCAGCCAGCACCCCGCAGCCAGCAGCTCAAGGCCCTGTGTGAGAAGCATGGGGACCGGGTGCCCCTGTCACTGCACCTCGGCCACCACCTGCACGGCAGCGGGGGCAGTCCCCCCGACACGCGGCTGCACCTCCTGGCCTCCCTCTGGAAGCAGGTCCAGTTTGCTGCCCGCACCCAGGACTATGAACAGATGGTGGACTTGGTCACCACGGACGACATGCACCCATTCCTGGCTCCTGCAGGCCGCGACCTCCGCAAGGCCCTGGAGCGCTCGGCATTCGGCCGCTGCACCCGGGGCCACCAGCAGCAGGGCGGCCACTACTCGCTGCAGGTGGACTGGTACACGTGGGCCACCTCGCCCATCCGCAGGTACCTGGACGTGGTGTTGCAGCGGCAGATCCTGCTGGCACTGGGCCGTGGGGGCTCCGCCTACTCTGCCAGGGACATCGATGGGCTCTGCCAGGCCTTCAGCCTCCAGCACGCACTTGCCCAGAGCTATCAGCGGCGGGCACGCAGCCTGCACCTGGCCGTGCAGCTCAAGGCCCAGCCTCTGGACAAGCTGGGCTTCGTGGTGGACGTGGAGGCGGGCTCCCGCTGCTTCCGGCTGCTCTTCCCCAGCAACCGGGAGACGCTGCCTGACCCCTGCCCCGTCCCCTACGGCTCCCTGCAGCTGGCCGAGCATCCCCACGCCCTGGCAGGCCGGCCGGGCCTGCAGCTCCTGTGGCGGCGCCGTGTCTACTCAGCGCAGGGATCCAGCCCGCCCCTGCCACTGCCTGGCACTGTGCCAGACCCACACACCCGGGCCGTGGAGACGGCCCTGTGGAAGCAGCTGCTGGAGCTGGTGGAGCTGCAGCGCTGGCCGGAGGCGGCTGCTCTCATCCAGGAGAAGGGCGAGGCGTCCCAGCGGCGGGAGCTGGTGCAGGTGCAGCGGAGCCGCTGTGGCCATTTCCTGGAGGTGGCCCGGGAGCTGGGCAGCGGGGACACCTTGCAGGTGCAGCTCGGCGCCAGCCTGCAGCACGGCTTCCTGGTACCGAGCCCTCAGCTCTGGACGGTGGCACCGGGCTTCAGCCTCTGCCTGGAGCACGTGGAGCGGCCCGGAGACTGCTTCTCGGGCCGTGTGTACCGGGCCCCGCGGGACCGGTACCGCGACGTGGATGAGTACGCCTGCGTGTGGGAACCATTCTGCGCCCTGGAGTCGGCCACCGGCGCGGTTGCCGAGAATGACTCCGTCACACTTCAGCACCTGAGTGTCTCCTGGGAGGCGTCACGGACGCCGCAGGGGCAGCTGCAGGGCGCCTTCCGCCTGGAGACCGCCTTCCTGGAGGAGAACTGTGCCGACATCAACTTCAGTTGCTGCTACCTCTGCATCCGGCTCGAGGGGCTGCCGGCTCCCACGGCCAGCCCACGCCCCGGGCCCAGCAGCCTCGGCCCTGGCCTGAATGTTGACCCCGACACGTATACCTGGGTGGCCCACGGGCAGACAGAGGACTGGGACCAGGAGCGCCGGGCAGACCGGCAGGAGGCTCCCAGACGGGTGCACCTCTTCGTCCACTACATGGGCATGGAGAAGGTTCCGGAAGAGGTGCTGAGGCCGGGCACCCTGTTCACCGTTGAGCTGCTGCCCAAGCAGCTTCCTGATCT CCGCAAGGAGGAAGCCGTGCGTGGACTAGAGGAGGCGTCCCCGCTGGTCACCAGCATCGCACTGGGCCGGCCTGTCCCGCAGCCCCTCTGCAGAG TGATCCCCAGCAGGTTCCTGGAGCGGCAGACCTACGACATCCCTGGAGGCCGCCACAAGCTGAACCCCAGCCAGAACGTGGCGGTCAGGGAGGCTCTGGAGAAGCCTTTCACAGTCATTCAGGGCCCACCAG GTACAGGGAAGACGATCGTGGGCCTCCACATCGTATTCTGGTTTCATAAATCAAACCAGGAGCAGGTGCAGCCCGGAGTCCCCCCCCGTGGGGAGAAGCGGCTGGGGGGTCCCTGCATCTTGTACTGCGGCCCCTCCAACAAGTCGGTGGATGTCCTGGCAG GACTGCTCCTGAGAAGGATGGAGCTGAAGCCCCTCCGTGTGTACAGCGAGCAGGCTGAGGCCAGCGAGTTCCCAGTGCCGCGTGTGGGCAGCAGGAAGCTGCTCAGGAAGAGCCCCCGGGAGGGGAGGCCGAACCAGAGCCTCAG GAGCATCACCCTGCACCACCGGATCCGGCAGGCCCCCAACCCGTACTCGTCGGAAATCAAGGCCTTTGACACCCGGCTGCAGAGAGGGGAGCTCTTCTCCAGGGAGGACCTGGTCTC GTACAAGAAGGTCTTGTGGGAGGCTCGGAAGTTCGAGCTGGACCAGCATGAGGTCATCCTCTGCACCTGCTCCTGCGCAGCCTCTgccagcctcaaaatcctggacGTGAGGCAGATCCTTGTTGACGAGGCAGGCATGGCCACGGAACCTGAAACCCTCATCCCCCTGGTGCAGTTCCCACAGGCCGAGAAG GTGGTTCTTCTCGGAGACCACAAGCAGCTGCGGCCTGTGGTCAAGAATGAGCGGCTGCAAAACCTGGGTCTGGACCGGTCTCTGTTCGAGCGGTACCACGAGGACGCACATATGCTGGACACTCAGTACCGCATG CACGAGGGCATCTGTGCCTTCCCCTCTGTGGCGTTCTACAAGAGCAGGCTGAAGACGTGGCAGGGCCTGAGGAGGCCGCCCAGTGTCCTGGGCCACGCTGGCAAGGAGAGCTGCCCTGTCATCTTTGGCCACGTGCAGGGCCACGAGCGGAGCCTGCTGGTGTCCACGGACGAAGGGAATGAGAACTCCAAGGCCAACCTGGAGGAGGTGGCTGAGGTG GTCCGTATCACCAAGCAGCTGACCCTGGGGAGGACCGTAGAGCCCCAGGACATCGCCGTCCTCACGCCCTACAACGCGCAGGCCTCTGAGATCAGCAAGGCCCTTCGGCGAGAGGGCATCGCTGGGGTGGCCGTGTCCTCCATCACCAAGAGCCAGG GGAGCGAGTGGCGTTATGTGCTGGTGAGCACCGTCCGCACCTGTGCCAAGAGCGACCTGGACCAGCGGCCCACCAAGAGCTGGCTCAAGAAGTTTCTGGGCTTCGTTGTGGACCCCAACCAAGTGAACGTGGCTGTCACGCGGGCCCAGGAGGGGCTCTGCCTGATCG GAGACCACCTCCTTCTGCGCTGCTGCCCCCTCTGGCGTAGCCTCCTGGACTTCTGCGAGGCTCAGCAGACCCTCGTGCCTGCCGGCCAGGTGCGCGTCTGCAGGAGGCCAACTATGCCTTCCTGA